Genomic DNA from Armatimonadota bacterium:
CGAGATCTTCCTCTCGCGCATGGTCATGTGCCGCCGGGCGGCGGAGTTCCTGGGGTGCTCCTTCAAGCTGCAGATCAACGGGGTGAAGCTCCTCTAGCGTCTGTCATCACCATGGCCACGGTCGACCCCGGGACGATCCGCTGCCCCCGCTGCGGGATGGAGAACCCGCCGCAGGCGCAGTTCTGCATGCATTGCGGCTCCCCCCTGGTGCAGCGGTGTCACCTCTGCGGTGCGCCCAACTCTCTGGAGGCCCACTTCTGCCTGCGCTGCGGCGCGCCCCTGCGCGGAGAGCAGGCTCCGGAGCGGCGTGTGGTCAGCGTGCTCTTCGCCGACCTGGTGGGTTCCACGTCGCTGGTGGGGCGCCTCGACCCCGAGACGATGCGCCGCCTGATTGGTGAGTACTTCGCCGCCATGCGGGAGGAGATCCAGCGGCACGGCGGGACCGTGGAGAAGTTCATCGGCGATGCGGTCATGGCCGTCTTCGGCGTGCCCGCCGCCCACGAGGACGACCCAGAGCGCGCCGTGCGCGCCGCGCTGGCCATGCAGCACCGGATGCCCGCACTGAACGCCGCGCTGGGAGCCGACCTGCACATCCGCATCGGCATCGGCACAGGCGAGGTGGTAGCCGACCCGCGGGCGAGGGAGGGCGGGGAGTTCATGGTCACCGGAGACGCGGTTAACCTGGCCGCCCGGCTGCAGCAGCACGCCCCCACGGACGGCATCGTGGTGGACGACCGCACCCGCCGGGCCACCCGCCTGGTCCTGCGCTACCTCCCCCTGGCGCCGGCCAGTGGGGAGATGGCCGGGCAGGCCCGCTGGCAGGTGGCCGGGGTGGCGGAGCGCCACGAGGACAAAGGGCTTCGTGCGCCCCTGGTAGGCCGGGACGACGAGATGCAGTTCCTCCTGGCCCTCTACCGGCGGGTGGTGGACGGGCGGCGGCACCACCTGGTGACCATCATCGGCAGTGCCGGGGTGGGGAAGACCAGGTTGGTGGAGGAGGTGCTGGCCGCGCTGGCGGACGGCGCCGATCCGCCCCACGTGCTCCGCGGTCGTTGCCCGGCGTACGGCGAAGGCCTGACCTACTGGCCGCTGGCCGAGATGCTCAAGCAGGAGTGCGGCATCAAGGACAGCGATCCCGCCACCGTGGCCGCGGATAAGCTGCGGGCGTGCGTGACGCACCTCTTGATCCCGCTGCTGGGCGCGGAGGAGAGCGCACGCCTAGCCGCTGACCTGGCGGCAATCCTGGGGGTGGCGGCGCGGGATGGTGCAGGCCTGCGGGAGGAACAGCACCGCGGGCGCAAGCTGGCAGAGGAAGGTCTTGCCGCCGTCGCGCGGGAGGGACGGGGAGCGGCCGACCGGCCCAGTGGGGATGCCGTGCTGCGGGCGTTCCGCAGCTTCCTGCTGGCCAGGGCGCGGGAACGCCCGCTGTTAGTGGTCTTCGAAGATCTGCACTGGGCGGAGGAGAGCCTGCTGCGCCTGGTGGAGCACCTGGCCCTGCGCGGCGTGGAGGCGCCGGTGCTGACGCTCTGCCTGGCCCGGCCGGAGCTGCTGGAACGCCACCCGGACTGGGGTGGCCGCATCCGCAACTACACGGCTCTGGCGCTACCTCCCCTGCCCAGGGAGGAGGGCCGGCGCCTGGTCGGCGCGTTGCTGCGGGGGGAAGCTGTTCCCCCCGAAGTGCGCGACGCCATCGCGGCCAAGGCCGAAGGCAACCCGCTCTTCATCGAGGAGATCCTTCGCATGCTCATCGACGGCGGCAGCCTGGTCCGCGGAGAGCGCGGCTGGCGCCTGGCCTCCCCCGCTGTGGAGATACGCATTCCCGAGACCATCCACAGCATTCTGGCCGCCCGTCTGGACCTGCTGCCTTCCCTGGAGCGCCGCGTCACCCAGGACGCCGCGGTGATGGGCCGCGTCTTCTGGCTGGGGGCGCTGCTGGCGACCGGCGGCCTGAACGCGGCGGAAGCGGTGGCGGCGCTGGAGCGGTTGCAGGAGCGGCAGCTGGTGGAGGAGCGCGTACCCTCCTCCCTGGCCGGGGAGCGAGAGTTCGCCTTCAAGCACGCCCTGGTCCGGGAGGCGGCCTACTCCACTCTGCCCAAGGCGGCCCGCAGCTACAGG
This window encodes:
- a CDS encoding phosphohydrolase translates to EIFLSRMVMCRRAAEFLGCSFKLQINGVKLL
- a CDS encoding adenylate/guanylate cyclase domain-containing protein — encoded protein: MATVDPGTIRCPRCGMENPPQAQFCMHCGSPLVQRCHLCGAPNSLEAHFCLRCGAPLRGEQAPERRVVSVLFADLVGSTSLVGRLDPETMRRLIGEYFAAMREEIQRHGGTVEKFIGDAVMAVFGVPAAHEDDPERAVRAALAMQHRMPALNAALGADLHIRIGIGTGEVVADPRAREGGEFMVTGDAVNLAARLQQHAPTDGIVVDDRTRRATRLVLRYLPLAPASGEMAGQARWQVAGVAERHEDKGLRAPLVGRDDEMQFLLALYRRVVDGRRHHLVTIIGSAGVGKTRLVEEVLAALADGADPPHVLRGRCPAYGEGLTYWPLAEMLKQECGIKDSDPATVAADKLRACVTHLLIPLLGAEESARLAADLAAILGVAARDGAGLREEQHRGRKLAEEGLAAVAREGRGAADRPSGDAVLRAFRSFLLARARERPLLVVFEDLHWAEESLLRLVEHLALRGVEAPVLTLCLARPELLERHPDWGGRIRNYTALALPPLPREEGRRLVGALLRGEAVPPEVRDAIAAKAEGNPLFIEEILRMLIDGGSLVRGERGWRLASPAVEIRIPETIHSILAARLDLLPSLERRVTQDAAVMGRVFWLGALLATGGLNAAEAVAALERLQERQLVEERVPSSLAGEREFAFKHALVREAAYSTLPKAARSYRHLRFARWLQGNATQSADKFLEVLAYHYEQAWRYRFETGDKAADLARQAIAALRAAGARALSLRTLPEARRLHERALAVLRNSGLEEDVVLLLELLTGRSEVVKWMSQPAVLLEDTETVLRVAPTIGRDDLLARAWLNRAFAEYLYERLDASEEALGRALQLFAGLGDRQGEAEALEVLGRITQGLRGTLSKAHVAYRKAMALYRQLQDGQGLARTMAHLGRSLLDGGDLEEAGRVLAEGLALARQHHERISEAKCLMGLGVLAHLVGDSPTAIKRHEETIDLVQELGDAVGAAAVRRHLGMHYLRHRRADEAEREMRAAYALYREHAADEPAFILRGLAEVLLARGDLLAAADHAERALAGIAPEDPVGLATYGATLGKVRAAQGRGEEAEALFRRSLELLEKSEYRVDLALTLYKYGEALRLLGREAEGRQVLQRARQLFAQMGATGFAREIGALLPVVTA